Within the Halichoerus grypus chromosome 2, mHalGry1.hap1.1, whole genome shotgun sequence genome, the region TTAGGTCATATAACTAACTGTAAAGCCAAAAGCTATAAGGCTTCTAGGAGAAaacctttgtgaccttgagttaggcaaagatATCTTAACATATGCCAccaaaagcaaaattcaaaaagCCAAATTGATTAAtaggactttatcaaaatttcaaaaaggaaaaaaaaaaaaaaaaaaccttcttgcCTCTAGAAGGTaaccattaagagaatgaaaagacaagccacacggggcgcctgggtggctcagttggttaagcgactgccttcggctcaggtcatgatcctggagtccctggatcgagtcccgcatcgggctccctgctcggcagggagtctgcttcgtcctctgaccctatcccctctcatgtgttctctctctctcattctctctctctcaaataaataaataaaatctttaaaaaaaaaaaaagaaagaaaagaaaagacgagccacagactgggagaaaaatattttgtaaatcagGCATCtcataaaggacttgtatccaaaatatgtaaagaactcttaaaattcagtaTCAAGAACACAAACAACCCTCTACCCCCAAAATGGGTGAAAAATGTGAACAAACATTTCACACGTCAAATGTTACAACCAACTTCAGAAAACGGTTTGGCAATGCTCACTGCAGCTGTGCGTAtattaaaattggaatgatatggggcgcctgggtggctcagtcgttaagcgtctgccttcagctcaggtcatgatcccagggtcctgggatcgagccccgcatcgggctccctgctcagccaggagcctgcttctccctctcccactccccctgcttgtgttccctctcttgctgtgtctctctctgtcaaataaataaataaataaaatctttttaaaaaattggaatgatacaagAGATTAGCATGGCTCCTGCGTGAGGGTGACACACAAATTCGTGAAGCGTTCCACATTTTTGATGCAGTTGATGACTGATAATGTGGACTTGTGAACATTAACAGTGGACGTCCACTGTCGCATTGTACAAAATCTCTGAAgtataattaaaagtttttattgagcccctgggaaaaaaaagaaaagaaaacagtttggcagtttcttaagaagTTAAACATATCCCAATCCTCagtatttactcaagaaaaaggaaagcatatgtccataaaACAACTTGtccacaaatgttcacagcagctttatttgtaatagcaaaaacttgaaacaacctaaatgttcatcaacaggtaAATTGATAAGCAAACTGTAATATATTCATATGATAGAAGAATctttctcagcaataaaaaaagactaTTGCTCATGCTACAACTGAATCTCAAAATCagtatgctgaatgaaagaaaccagacaaaaaagaatacatactgtatgattccatttgtataaaagtttagaaaatacaaactaatctatagtaaCAGAAAGCAGGTCAGCGGTTGGAAGAGgtgagcaggagagaaagggCTCAAGGAAATTTCGGGGGATGGTAGATATGttcactactttattttttaatttttttttttttttaagtaggcacagagcttgaaatcacaaccctaagatcaagacctgagcagagatcaagactCGGTCGCTCAATGACTGCAtaacccaggtgccctaattttttttaagtaaactctatgcccaacatggggctcgaactcaccaccccacgatcaagagttgcctgctctaccTGCTGAGCTAGTCAGGTGTCCCAATATTCACTACTTTGATTGTAATGATGGTTTGATGGGGGAAGACATATGTTAAAACATCAATTATACActttacattaaatatgtgcagttaaTGATGTGTCCGTTATACCTTGataatgctgtttttaaaaacctctatACTGTGGAGGGAGTGGTGAATTGGAAAATAACCATTTTCCATCATCGTAGTGAAGATGGGTTCATTTCTTCAAGCAAGAATCAATGGTCgtgaggagcctgggtggctcagtcagttaagtgtctgccttcggctcaggtcgtgatatcggggtcctgggattcagccccgcgtcggcctccctgctctgccgggagtctgcttctccctctccctctgcctctccccctactcccctgcgcatgctctctctctctctctctctgtctctcaaataagtaaacaaaatcttaaaaaaaaaaaaaggatcaatagTTATTAAATAAATCTGAGGATGGGGAAGTCTGATGAGGAAAGGGGTATTTACATTGTCTTAAAGTGTCTCCCTGTCAATTGCTTATTaattataaggagaaaaatagTAACTATACAGTGGAAAAATCCAACAAAACTTTGGGTGGTCAAAATTATCATCAGTCATGGGCAGGTAGACATCTTGTGCCTCCATGTGCAATACCTTGAAAAGGACACACTAATTTTTATATGGTATTCTGGCCACCAGGCATAACCTGAATTTAATAGGGAAGAAAGAGCAGACAAAGCCAAACTAAGAAACATTCGATAACATAACTGGCCTGTACcctcaaaaatgtcaatgtaggggcccctgggtggctcagtcagctaagcatctgccttcgactcaggtcatgatctcagggtcttgggatcgagccctgcattgggctccctattcagtgggaagtctgcttctccttctccctctgcctctccctgcccctctgctcatgctctctctctctcaaataaataaacaaagtcttttattcttttaagtcagtatcatgaaagacaaagaaaggctgagaGAGAAACCgttaaaggaaaataagagacatGACAAATGCAATATGTGATCCTGGACTGAATCTGATAAAGAAGGGGAAATACCCCAAAAGACATCATTGGGACAATTGAAAAACTTGTAATATGGACTATATGCTTTATATCAATGTTAAACTTCTTGAATTTCATCATTGTACTTATTGTGGTTATGTGTGTGAATCTCcctgttcttaggaaatacacatggggcagcagctctttctgcccattggtcctgtccccgtgctttaataaaatcacctttctgcacacacacacacatgcacacacacacacacacacacacatagacaaaaggaaatatacatgaaaatatgaaGTGGTAAAGgaacataatgtatataattgacTTTCATATGTTTATAAGATAATGGAATGATAGAACAAAGTGGCAAAATGCTAAAAATCGGTGTATCTGTGGGTAATTGGTGTATCTGTATTACTTTTGCAAGTTCCCTGtaagttttaaattatcttaaaatgaaagctttacgtctgccttcggctcaggtcatgatcccagggtcctgggatcgagccctgcatcgggctccctgctcagcagggagcctgcttctccctctgcctctgcctgcagctctctctgcttgtgctctctctctgacaaataaataaataaaacataaaaaaaaaataaaaaataaaaaaataaaaaaataaaattaaagctttaaaaaatctccaGGCTAATgacatcagaatctctggggatggcGCTGAGGCACtgcgattttattttattttattttatttttaagtaggcaccacacccaatgtggggctcaaactcacaaccctgagatcaagagtcgcatgctctactgactgagccagccaggcaccccaagccatggggattttaaaaagctttccagGCCAGGATGCCAGAGATGGCAAATAACAGTACAAGATGtgcagttaaatttgaatttcagataaacaacaagttaaaaacttttttaaaaaaaaagattttatttatgagagagagagagagagaacgaccAGAGGAGGGGCaagagagggggaaaagcagactccactgagtgcagagtctgacaaCAGGAGAGCGGGGGCTGGGTCCCACCCAGTACCTCCAGCCCATGActtgagtcagatgcttaactgattgagccacccaggtgcccctaaaaacatttttttagtataagtatgtcccatgcagtaTTTTCTGCCTAACTAGCAAGGACTGTCTTAGAATACAACTCATTTTGATATCTGTACTCTGCTGGTCTTTGTGGAATATTAGAGAAGTTTCTTGCTTTATCTGTCTTCTGTATATAAAATCATCTCAATTCTCACTCTTGCAGAGAGAAGGGGACTGAGATAAATATAAGTAGATACTAAATGAGTTCATGGCGATGAACAGAAATGTCTCATGAATCTAGCACCTtctgtaataataacaataatggtCAATATTTTTTAGGGCAGATTATGTATATGGTAGCCAACCTCTAAGGTGGCCCCCAATGATCCctacctcctggtattcacagcCTTGTGCAGTCCCTCCCACATCATACCAGGGTTGGTCTATGTGACCAATAGCATAAAGCTGAAGGGATGGTATGTCATTTCTGAATTTCACTTAGACTTTCATCTTAGGTGCATGACTTTGCTCCGAGGGAAGAAGCGTGGAGAGGTCCACATGGTGAGGAACTGAAGCCTTCAGCCTACAGTCGTGGGAACAAGGTTGGAAGGTGAGCTACAGCCCCAGGCTTCTGAGATTGCAACTCCGCCAACAGCTGACTTCAGCTTCATGAAGACCCTGAGCTAGAAGCATCCAGCTAAGCCACTGCCAGATTCCCAGTcctcagaaactgtgtgagaGAGTGAATGCTCTGTTGCTTTACACTGCTAAAGTTTGGAGTGATTTGTTACCCAGCGAAAGATCACTAATGTATCAAGATACAGTGTAACACAATGTATCTGCTCAGTGTACTTGTTTCCCAAACCAATTCTGTCTCTCAttatctgagacagagagagagagagattgagagggagGTCATGAGCATGAATagggggagggtaagagggagagggagaagcagagtccccgctgagcagggagcctgactcagggctcagtcccaggaccctgagatcatgacctgagccaaaggcaggtgattaactgactgagccacccaggtgcccccccaaatcAATTCTTTGATGTAGGAACTTtacactcccattttacagaaatggGAACCGCAGCACAGAAAGAGCAGGTTGCTCTAAATCACCCACCCCGCTAGTAACATCAGCGGGTCTGTCTGCACAGCCCTCACCCCTAACAGGGAATTTCACAAGCCTTCCCTGTACCAGGTGAGGGGCAGAGTcagcctgggttttttttttttttttaaagagagagagagagagcgcgcgtgagcatgagtagggggagagggaagggcaagggagaagcagactccccgctgagcaggtagctgGCCTGCGGGGCTCggccccaggaccccgagatcatgacctgagcctaaggcagacgcttaaccgactgagccacccaggcatcctagcctggctttgttttttcatcttaCCAAATGCTCACCATAGAGTGAGGTGGAGATCATTGTAGAGAATACCACCCACCAACACTGGTAGGATGCCTTCAAGTTAACAAGACATTAATGTCACACTTACCTATGAGGTAGGGAGGACtgattctggttttcttttggggagggagggggaggttgtttgtttgtttgttttttaagtaggctccatacccaacgtggggcttgaactcaccaccctgagatcaagcatcgcatgagccagccagatgcccccagattctgttttcttatctccAATTCAGAGATGGGCAAACTCAAAGCTCAGAGTGGATAAGGGCTTTGCCCAAATCCAAACCTCACCTGGCAGTGGCTGGCGGGTGGAGCTGGGGCTTGAAcacctgcccctccaccccacggGCTACTGCCTAGTCTCCTTAAAGAAGGGTGTGGTTGCTGAGGTTGCAGAAGGTCCTCCCCATACCCATCACAGGAAtgggtgtgtggtggggggcCTCACTGGGGAAGCTGTCCCCGTTcagggaaaaggaaggggaaaccCTCtcttctcaccccaccccccctcccctagGAGGTTCTCCCACAGGACAGATAAGGGGTCAGGAACGCTACTTTCTCTGGGACTCCCGGCCCTTTGGCCTTTCACCCTAAATACACCACTAGCTCTTGCCCTCTCTGGAAGTGAGAGCCATGTGGCCACCCCTCCCAGTTCTAACACTGCCCACAGTTCTCTTCCCATGGACTAGGTCGCAGCTACTAAGGGCTGAGCTCTTTTCTTGATGAACAAAAGCGGACAAAATATGGACTTTGAAAACAGCAAGAGGGATTGGGGTTAGAACTGAGAGGGGACTTCCAAACTGATTCCTTATAGCAGATGGCCAAGAGAGGTTGTAGGTAGTAtcttccctgtttttatttttatttatttttattttttatttttttttaaagattttatttatttatttgacagagagagacacagcgagagagggaacacaagcagggggagtgggagaggcagaagcaggcttccccgtggagcagggagcctgatgcggggctcgatcccaggaacctgggatcatgacctgagccgaaggcagacacccaacgactgagccacccaggcaccgctctTCCCTGTTTTTAGtggagagttttatttctttattttaattgaagtgtagttgacatattATATTCGTTGGGGGTAAGTcgcatagtgattcgacaattatATACGTTGCAAAATGCTCACCACCAtaaatgtagttaccatctgtcaccgtacaaagTTAGTATAATCTTACTAAGTATATTCTTTCTTAAAGATCCCTCTGAACAGTATCTTGGTCTGAGGGGTATTGGGGCTGATGTGGGCAAAAATGTTTGGGACCACGACTGGGTTTGCGACATGACTGGGGAGGAAAGCTGGAGGTGACCCTTCTAGGAATCCAGCATAGACCCGATGACTCAGCAAAGTTTGTCCCTCTGTCTCCTCTGCAGGAGAAGAGTATAAATCTGCCACCTGGTGTAGGAGAGCTCAGAGAGGGATGTCTGTCTTCTGAGTCAGCCAGGGAGCTTGAAGACCAAGTGAACCTCCGAAGCAGAGTCCCCCCGGCTGCAGCCGGCCGTCTGAGTCACCCTGGCCTGGTGATGCGGCTGGGCCTGGAATGTCTGCGGTGGCCCTCGGGCTGTGGCAGGGGTGGGAGTCACCGCCGGGAGCTGGCAGAGTCCTCAAGCCCCACAGGCTCTTCTGCTGTGCCAGTTCTCATCCTGGAGCCCCGGTCAGAAGTCGGGAGGGTCTGGGAAGCAGGACCCCGGGGTTCTCGGGCAACAATACTGCCATGGTCCCTTCCTGGGCTGATTGCCTGGCTTCCATGTGTCCTAGACGCCCCTCGTGCACCCCCACTCTCTCCACCTGTCTGGGCCACTGGCCTTTGTATCCGGGCTTCCTCTTGCTTTCCCATCCCCTGTGACCTCTCTGACCCCTCACATCCTGGAAATTCGCCCCAGTGGACTGAGGGTCTGCCAgagccccctccctgtccccacccctcacacTAGGGCACTTCTCATGGCGCAGATAGGAGTTGCTGGTGGAGTTGCCAGTAGATTTACTGAACTATTTTTATCAAGTCCAGCAGGCCCTTCCGATCCCTAGAAACTTCAGAAGGCCGTCTTTTCCATTCCCCAGCCTCCTGAGatgctctgggggtgggggctgtgggctCCCCTGAGCATCTGGCATTTTCTCTGATCTcctcccctgaccctccccacattccttcctctcccaggGCCCAGGCTACATTCTCCTTGGTGTGTCCACCGCAGGGCCTGAGAGCCAAAGATCAAAGGGAAACAGGTTGGGGGGCTGCCGAGAGGTCCGCTCCAAGAGGGGGTGGGCTGAGAATTTGAAGCAACAAAACTGGCCTTCAGAGCAGCCTGCCCCCAAAACAAATCCCCAGAGCACCAGGCAGGCACTCAGAGCTGCAGGGACCCATTCCAGAACCTTCTTGACTCTGGTTTGGCATCAGACCTAGGGTTTCCAGGGAATGATGTACACCGTTCTTGGATAACCTTGTGCCTCCAGGCAGGGGTGCCCAGGTCTTGACACAAACACTTCTGAGCCCATTAACTGTCGCTCAACAGGAAGCAGGATCACAAACACCCCCACATCCCGTTTGGAGGCCAAATCTGAAATGACGCCTAATCACTGCCTGTGGATAGCCAGGAGATGGAATTCGGAGAGCTTGCCCGGAGAGAAGTTTTTCTAGACGGTAAAAAATGGGTGGTAGGTGAGCGAGGTTTCTAGGAAGCAGAGGTGAATTGCCCCCCCCCGGTCCAGCGACCTCTCATCCCACACAAGCACTTAATTTCATGCTGGAGCTGCTTCCTGGCCCCAGAGTTTACCTGGAAAGTGGCCTTTATTAGACCCTGGAGCTAATAAGCAGAGCATGAGCTTGGTTGTTGCTGGTTCAGAGCACTCTGGTGAGTGGAGAAGGAAGAGCCTGGGAAGGCGGCCTTGGGGATCAGCCCAAAATGCAGCTTCCGCCCTGTCCCTTCTAGACTGAGCCCTGAGGACAGACACATGTACTAAGCGCTTGGAGAAAGGCAGACGCAGTACTTTGAGGAGTCTCCAGTCTAAGGGGCAGACATGGCCCTTAGCCTCCAGAAGCTTCCGTAGGATGGGGAATGATAGCCCCCGTGGTTCACACTCCTGATCTCAGAGAGCCCCCAGTCTGATCCGGGAGACAAAGCCCCCACGCTGGAGAGCCCCCAGTCTGTTGGCACAGACAAGTCCACATTGGGTGTCATAAACCTTTACAGATAGAATTGTGGCTGCCCACCTTCCTTCAAGTTCCCAAGGGGTAAGTACTTCTTTCCCCCACTCTATCCTGCCCCTATGCAGAAAGGCAGCTTGACTGCAAGTTCTCAGTTCCCAGCTACCCCAGGAAAGCCCCATCCTTCATGGTCCCTCAACCCTCTCACTCTCCAGCCCTCTCCCCAGCCGGCTGGGATACCCCCCCAGATTTCACAATGGGGACATTGCCGCACTGCCAAAGCTGTGGGCCAATATCCAGAGCTGGGTTTCCAACGACTGTGCCCCACCCTCTCGGACCCAGGGGCAGCCTCTTGCCTGTGGGAGCGGTCCTACCCCAGCTAGTGCCACCCAACCTAAGGCACCCTTTCTAACTGAGGACACCTGTAAAGGAAGTAGGGCTAGAAGAATACGGGGCCCCATGCTCAGATGGGAGGaggggggggaagaaaggggaCACTTAAAGTGGCCTACCCCCCGGGCAACTGGAGATACCCAAATGTTAATCATCGATTAGCACAGTTCAGGTGGAAAGGGCAACTTTATTACGCGTAAAATGGACTTAATGTGGCGGGAGCTGTGGACCTAATTTCTTGAGATAAGGCGCTTTTAGGCTAATCAGCAGGTCTGTGATGCCTGGGTATAAAGGAGCTACAGCAGACTTTCTTGAGACAGGCTCCAAAGGACCAGAAGGTAGGAGGAAGAAACCCCTGCCCTGTCCTTCTGGAAGAGCCAGGAAGGAAGCCAGGTAAGAGAGCGGCCTGGACAGAGGATGGATGGAGGGGATACTGGAGAGGCAATCTACGTGAGAAATAAGAAAGCAGCTCTCAGCATTCCTGTAACACCCAGGTGACAAAGGCAGGAGGACAAACAAGGTCTGAAGGCCCAGGGGGTCTTCAGTAGGGTGAAGAGCAGTGAGGAACCTTCCTCCCAAGCCCTGAAAACCAAAGCTAGACCTAGCCATGTTTGGGCTGCCGGACCCCGTCTTCCTGCAGGGGCACCCTGGAAAGAGCTTCCCTGAGTAGAGAGAGTGAAGCCCGAGAAGGAGAGGATGGAATGGTCCTACTTGTGGCTTTCACTTGGGGCAAGAGGGCTGTGATGGTTTAGGTGACCTCCAATCCGACAGCCGGAAGGCGGGCTGCTATGGATTCTGGAGGCTCCAAGGGGAGACTCACCAAACCACATGCCGGTGAGGTCCGGCCACCGGAGCCGGGAAGGGGGCTGTCAGGCCCACGGGTCTTGGCTGCTTTCTCCTGCCTGGACCTTTCCCCTGCTGCCCTCATCCAGAGCTCAGTGCCCCCAGCTTGCAGAACCCACACATGCTCTGGGGCATCAGCGGGACATGGCTGGCCATGCTGACTATCCCTGAGCACGGTGCTTCCCTCAGCCCggtcccttttctctctttgctcagGAAATCACCTTTGGAAGATGGTGGCCGTGAAGATCTTCGGTCTCCTGCTGGGGTCCCTGCTCCTGGCAGTGGTGCTGGGAGAGAAGGCGGAGGGTCACTCCAGGtagggctgcaggggaggggttGGGCACAAGGGAGGATGACCCGGTTCTGGTTCTCCGGGGGAGAGGTGGGAAAGGGAGGAATCCCAGGCCAAGAGGAAAGAAGCCGGAGGGGAAAACCGGCCAGCATCTGTGTGCAGAGTGAGGACAGAACCCGAGAGTATTTATTACGAGCTACTGTTGCCACAGGGGAGAGACTGTGGTTAGATCTCTGGAAGGACttctcagtggttaagtgtctgaagTAGACGACAGTATCTCCCTTCCTAAGGAAAGCCTTAACCATTCATTTATGTGTGCATTTGATCAAATTGTGGAGAGGGCCCCCTGCACGCCAGCCACAGGAGATATATTAGTGCTGAGTGGTCCACAAATGCCTCGTGGAACACACGGGCCCCAGGGGGCAACAAAGAACCACCTAGGCGAGTTGCAAACTGTCCTGAGCActtcgggggtggggtgggggagcagagtgTCATGAACACATGGAGCAGGGGGCTCTGTGCTCTGGAGGACCGAGAGACTTGTCTGAGTAAAGAGCTGCGCCCTGTCGGATGCAGGAACTAGCCATGTGGTCCATCCACTGCATCCTGTAGATGGGAGGCATGGCCGTCAGACCGGTGCGAGTTGGGGCAACATCAGAGGTTGCGCACTTAGACCTGGGCCCGGACCGCCTGAGGCTAAATCCTGGATCTGCCACCTAAGAGATGTGCTAGATGAATCTCTCTGCCCCTTGGTTTCCTCAATCACAAAAAGGGCATAGAAATAGTGTCTACTTCTTAGGGGTGATGAGGGTCAAATGAGTCTGTGTAGTAAAGGGCTTACAGAGGACCTGCCACACAGTGAGGGCCGTTATGGAGGAGCTCACTCTTGTTCCTATCGACTGGGAACAAAGCCTTGAATCGGGGTGGGCCAGGCAAGAGGAGCAAAGGAGGGAACTGAGATCAGTCCTTTGGGATGAGGGGGACCCCTGATCCCTCTTTGCCCCGAGGCCAGAGTCACACACACCGAGGATGCAGGAAGTGGGTTCTAAAGCTGAGGATAAAGTCCCAGGGGCTTGATGCATAGACAAGAGAGGGTCTGCATAAAAACGGACTCCCAAGAAACCAGGGCATTTTTCTCAGACACTGGCCTCCTGTCGGTGACAATCATTTGCCCCTGCATTGtgcttcccctcacccccttcccgtCCTGCGTTgtcctggcttctctctctctcctctccctgcccctcagagGCCACTCTAAGGTCAGTGGCTCCCGACCTCGAGGCCCCAGGTATGCTGAGGGGACCTTCATCAGTGACTACAGTATCGCCATGGACAAGATCCGCCAACAAGACTTTGTGAACTGGCTGCTGGcgcagaaggggaagaagaacGAGTGAGTCGAAGCACACACTCCCTCCGGAGCCCGGGGCTGGCTGTACCTCCGGGCACACTGGATGCCACGCGGGCCACGCGGGCCGGCGCCTCCCAGCCCCACATGGTGCCTTTC harbors:
- the GIP gene encoding gastric inhibitory polypeptide, whose protein sequence is MVAVKIFGLLLGSLLLAVVLGEKAEGHSRGHSKVSGSRPRGPRYAEGTFISDYSIAMDKIRQQDFVNWLLAQKGKKNDWKHNITQREAPGALELAHQSNRKEEAREQQGSLPKKPSDEDLLKDLLIRELLAWMVDQMEVCRLRFQ